From a region of the Impatiens glandulifera chromosome 4, dImpGla2.1, whole genome shotgun sequence genome:
- the LOC124935266 gene encoding uncharacterized protein LOC124935266: MNSMLSMKLLIDRESKKVLFAEAGKDVIDFLFNLLSLPLATVINILSDSKSCTVGSLNNLYKSVENLDKAYIQPDQNKDTLLKPIPPLAQAHLLLPDTVPVTPNNANVRFYKCPQSCNDGYFVKDPNLDCRNCNTKMSLLDVHDENKAAAVGAVENVEGGGGFVKDMMTYMVLDDLVIKPMSTISCICLLSKFNVKDIGNLQEKMVDFGIEEVTHNSLVMKI, translated from the exons ATGAATAGCATGTTGAGTATGAAGCTTCTTATTGATAGAGAAAGCAAGAAAGTATTGTTTGCAGAAGCAGGAAAGGATGTTATAGATTTCCTCTTCAACCTACTTTCTTTACCTTTAGCCACGGTTATAAATATCCTATCTGACTCTAAGAGTTGCACTGTCGGTTCATTGAATAATCTTTACAAGAGTGTTGAGAATCTTGATAAGGCCTACATTCAACCAGATCAGAATAAGGACACACTTCTCAAACCCATTCCTCCTCTGGCTCAG GCACATTTGTTGTTGCCAGATACTGTTCCAGTTACTCCAAACAATGCAAATGTTAGATTCTACAAATGCCCTCAATCATGTAATGATGGTTACTTTGTTAAAGATCCGAACCTCGATTGTCGGAACTGCAATACCAAAATGAGTTTACTTGATGTTCATGATGAGAATAAGGCTGCGGCGGTTGGTGCAGTAGAGAATGTGGAAGGTGGTGGTGGGTTTGTGAAGGATATGATGACATACATGGTTTTGGATGATTTGGTGATCAAACCTATGTCTAccatttcttgcatttgtttGTTAAGCAAGTTCAATGTCAAAGATATTGGAAATCTTCAAGAAAAGATGGTTGATTTTGGTATCGAAGAGGTAACTCACAATTCCTTagttatgaaaatttaa
- the LOC124935269 gene encoding uncharacterized protein LOC124935269, with product MSSNMSMKLVFHKESKKVLYAEARKDVVDFLFYILTVPVATITRIFSNNKKDMGGCLFNLYKSFENLNSDYIQEDHKIKEDILYPKTSFSVQERLLLPGTRHADHEVRVILYGCPDCLRNYYVDDYYSDSTCHNCKCKLNNPEVKKVRLAKSVESGPGLVKDLVTYFVMDDLEIKPMSTVSSFSLLNKFNVKDVGDIQEIVVVLGKNEAFKIFEASIKGKGKEMLTSIYIDKLVKQEEEK from the exons ATGAGTTCCAATATGAGTATGAAGCTTGTTTTTCATAAAGAAAGCAAGAAAGTTTTGTATGCAGAAGCAAGAAAGGATGTTGTGGATTTCCTTTTCTACATTCTTACTGTACCCGTGGCCACAATCACAAGGATTTTCTCCAACAACAAGAAGGACATGGGAGGCTGTTTATTTAACCTTTACAAGAGTTTTGAAAATCTCAACAGCGACTACATTCAAGAGGATCataagataaaagaagatatctTGTATCCCAAGACCTCCTTTTCAGTACAG GAACGCTTATTGTTACCGGGCACTAGACATGCTGATCACGAGGTCCGGGTCATATTATACGGATGCCCCGACTGTCTTCGGAATTATTATGTTGATGATTACTATTCGGATAGCACATGTCACAATTGCAAATGCAAATTGAATAACCCTGAAGTTAAAAAAGTTCGTTTGGCAAAATCTGTGGAAAGTGGACCGGGTTTGGTGAAGGATTTGGTAACATACTTTGTGATGGATGATTTGGAGATCAAACCCATGTCTACCGTTTCAAGTTTTTCTTTGTTGAACAAGTTCAATGTTAAGGATGTAGGTGATATTCAAGAAATAGTGGTTGTTTTGGGCAAGAATGag GCCTTCAAGATATTCGAAGCTTCTAttaaaggaaaaggaaaagaaatgCTCACCAGCATCTACATTGACAAACTTGTCAAACAGGAGGAggagaaataa
- the LOC124935265 gene encoding uncharacterized protein LOC124935265, with protein sequence MSSLDVHDENNKAAAVGAVETVEGGGFVKDMMTYMVLDDLVIKPMSTISCICLINQFNVKDIGNLQEKVVDFGMDEGFKMFEALLKGKKKCSQVFLFKCVSSISIILCFCKSLCSFC encoded by the exons ATGAGTTCTCTTGATGTTCATGATGAGAATAATAAGGCTGCGGCGGTTGGTGCAGTAGAGACTGTGGAAGGTGGTGGGTTTGTGAAGGATATGATGACATACATGGTTTTGGATGATTTGGTGATCAAACCTATGTCCAccatttcttgcatttgtttGATAAACCAGTTCAATGTCAAAGATATTGGAAATCTTCAAGAAAAGGTGGTTGATTTCGGTATGGATGAG GGTTTCAAGATGTTCGAAGCTTTGCTGAAAGGGAAAAAGAAGTGTTCACaagtgtttttatttaaatgtgttTCTTCTATTTCAATTATCTTATGCTTTTGCAAGTCTTTGTGTTCCTTTTGTTAA
- the LOC124935264 gene encoding uncharacterized protein LOC124935264 — MAAKLSMKLLIDRESKKVLFAEAGKDVIDFLFNLLSLPLATVINLLSNSKNGMVGSLSNLYKSVENLDKAYIQPDQNKDTLLKPIPPLAQAHLLLPDTVLSSCNVNVKLYKCTNMGHGSYFVKDPNLTCRWCNTKMSLLDVPDENKAAVGAVETVEGGGGGGFVKDMMTYMVLDDLVIKPMSTISCICLLNQFNVKDIGNLEEEVVCFGMDEGLKMLEASLKGKEVLTIVFV; from the exons ATGGCTGCAAAGTTGAGTATGAAGCTTCTTATTGATAGAGAAAGCAAGAAAGTATTGTTTGCTGAAGCAGGAAAAGATGTTATAGATTTCCTCTTCAACCTTCTTTCTCTACCACTTGCAACAGTCATAAATCTCCTCTCCAACTCCAAGAATGGCATGGTCGGATCTTTGAGTAACCTTTACAAGAGTGTTGAGAATCTGGATAAGGCCTACATTCAACCAGATCAGAATAAGGACACACTTCTCAAACCCATTCCTCCTCTGGCTCAG GCTCATTTGTTGCTGCCAGACACTGTTCTAAGTTCATGCAATGTCAATgttaaattatacaaatgtACCAATATGGGTCATGGTTCTTATTTTGTTAAAGATCCGAACCTCACTTGTCGGTGGTGCAATACAAAAATGAGTTTACTTGATGTTCCTGATGAGAATAAGGCAGCGGTTGGTGCAGTAGAGACTGTGgaaggtggtggtggtggtgggttTGTGAAGGATATGATGACATACATGGTTTTGGATGATTTGGTGATTAAACCTATGTCCAccatttcttgcatttgtttGTTAAACCAGTTCAATGTTAAAGATATTGGAAATCTTGAAGAGGAGGTGGTTTGTTTTGGCATGGATGAG ggtttgaagatGCTTGAAGCTTCACTGAAAGGGAAAGAAGTGCTTACAATTGTTTTCGTTTAA
- the LOC124935268 gene encoding uncharacterized protein LOC124935268, translating into MTSNMNMKLVFHKESKKVLYAEAGKDVVDFLFYILTLPVATISSIFSKYKKDMGGCLFNLYTSFQNLNNIYIETNMVNKGILNPRTSYPIQQSLLLPETIQSTLYVDIELFKCPVCPYSNYVLRNRLQYSSCKNCSQRQMDCPAVLSLPVYKSEESGPGFVKDLVTYFVMDDLEIKPMSTTSSISLLNKFNVKDVGDLQEMVVVLGKNEGFKILEASMKGKEVLTSVYIDKFVGQEQVKEEEK; encoded by the exons ATGACTTCCAATATGAATATGAAGCTCGTTTTTCATAAAGAAAGCAAGAAAGTTTTGTATGCAGAAGCAGGAAAGGATGTTGTAGATTTCCTTTTCTACATTCTTACTTTACCAGTAGCCACGATTTCAAGCATTTTCTCCAAGTACAAGAAGGACATGGGGGGATGTTTATTCAACCTTTACACGAGTTTTCAAAATCTCAACAACATCTACATTGAAACCAATATGGTGAATAAGGGTATCCTGAATCCCAGGACCTCTTACCCAATACAG CAAAGCTTATTGTTGCCAGAAACTATACAATCTACTCTCTATGTCGATATTGAACTCTTCAAATGCCCCGTCTGTCCGTATAGTAATTATGTTCTTCGAAATCGTTTGCAATATTCATCATGTAAGAATTGCAGTCAGAGGCAAATGGATTGCCCTGCAGTGCTATCTCTGCCTGTGTACAAATCTGAAGAAAGTGGACCGGGTTTTGTGAAGGATTTGGTAACATACTTTGTGATGGATGATTTGGAGATCAAACCCATGTCTACAACTTCAAGTATTTCTTTGTTGAACAAGTTCAATGTTAAAGATGTAGGTGATCTTCAAGAAATGGTGGTTGTTTTGGGCAAGAATGag GGTTTCAAGATATTAGAAGCTTCTATGAAAGGGAAAGAAGTGCTCACCAGTGTCTACATTGACAAATTTGTTGGACAAGAACAAGTTAAAGAGGAGgagaaataa